DNA sequence from the Marinilongibacter aquaticus genome:
CATTGTCGTTTACTTCAGTATCTGGAGCAAAGCCTTCGGTTGTGCCATAATCCGATTGACCAAGGGCGTTTTCTGATTTCAGTACGATAGGCTGCATACCCCAATCCCAGCGTTTTTGGTCATCTGCAATAGTGATCGAGCCTACATTTTTTCCATAAGTGTGGGTGCCCACAAGGTACACATCCATGTACGGTTTTAGGTTGTTGATGAGCAGTTCACTTGCAGAAGCTGTGCCATTGCTGACCAGAAAATAGACTCGGCTCAGTGTACCCGGATTGTTCAAAGAGCCCAGATCGTCTCTTTTTGTCACGAAATAGGTGTTCAGGGCATCTGTCCCGTATTTATCGGTGATGGCCTTGGTTTGTTCCGTATTCCAGGCCTGATGCGTCATGAGTTTCCCTTTGTTGCCTTCGGGGTTTTGCACAATCAAAGAACTGAGTAATTCGGACGAACTGATATAGCCTCCGTGGTTGAATCGTAAATCCACCACAAGTTCATCTATTCCAGCTTGTTTGAAATCGGCGAACATGTTGTTCAATTCGTCGTCATAAGTGGTCAAGAATTGCGTATAGACGAAATAGCCTATTTTTTTTCCGCCCATTTCGATCACGGTATAATACTGAATAGGGTCGGCAGTGGTTTGGGCTTTGCTTACTGTTTTGGTGGTATTGCTGTTGGTCAGGTTGCCCACTTTATCGTACGTACCCAGTGTAAGGGTGATACTTTCGGGATCGAGCACGCTCGTATAGTTGTCGAGTGTAATGTTCTGTCCGTCGATCTGGCTAATGATGTCGCCACGCTTGAGCCCGGCTTGGTCTGCAGGGCTACCTTTCAACACATAGGTGACCGCGAAAAGCAGTTTGCCGCTCGACTGGCTATCGGCGTAGAAAGCACTAAAGTTCAGTCCGAATGTGCTGGTAATTCCATTCAAGGAATTGGTGAGTTCGGTTGCACTTTCTTGAATCCATGAGAAGCGATCCACCACATCCTTTTGGTAGAGAATAGAGTCAAAGTAGTCGGAAGGTCCGGCGGTCAAGTCGGTGTTGGCGAGAGCGGGCATCTGATCTTCCCATAAATAATAATGGCTCATTTCGTCGTAAATCCAGTTGTTGATGTCCGAATTTTCCGTTTGCGTATTTCCATTTGTACCGGGATCGGTCTTCGAGGAGTCGTCTGGCTCTACATTGCTGTCTTTGCAGGCGGTCAACAGGCCGAAAACAAAGAGCAGGGTGAAAAGGGTTTTGCTTGTTTTCATTTTGTACGAGATTTTACTACAAATAAAAACGGATTAGGCCGCTGTTTAGATGCCTGAACGCTTTGAAATTTCCACAATTTAACAGGATTGCACACAAAAAAGAAGAGAATTTGATTCAAAGCCTTGAAAGTCAGATTTCTAGTTCCAATTACATACAAAAGCCTATTTTATCGATAAGACAGGCTAGAATTTTGGTATTTCGAGAAAAAATATAACTTTGTAAAGTCGCGAACTTGAAACCTAGAACCTTATCAAAATTGGATTTTTATGTCGAGAACAGTGCTCCTGAAAAAAGGCTACGACATTAAGCTAATTGGCGAAGCCGCAAAGGAAATTCAGGAAGTCCCATATACTGAGGTATTTGCCGTTAAACCAACAGATTATTTGAACCTTGTGCCCAAGCTCACCGTAAAAGTGGGCGATGAGGTGCTTGTGGGTGATTGCCTTTTCCACGATAAAAAGAATGAAGAAATACGATTCCCGTCTCCTGTAAGTGGCGAAGTGGTCGAGATTGTGCGGGGAGCAAAACGGAAAGTCCTCGAGGTGCGGATACTCGCGGACAAGGATCAGCGTGAAGCCCAAACTGTACTGCCCGAGAATCTGAATCGAGAGGAGGTGATTGCCACCATGCTGAAGGGCAATATGTGGTCGCTTATTCGGCAAAGACCCTTCAATACCGTTGCGAAACCTGAAGATAAGCCGAAGGCCGTTTTTATTTCGACCTTCGATTCGGCTCCTTTGGCTCCCAATTTGTCGTTTGTGATACAGCAAGATTCGGAAGCTTTTCAGAAGGGTTTGGAAATTGTCAATATTCTTGCCGATGGGGCCTTGCATATCGGGCTTGCGGCAGATTCAAATTTGAATTTTAGTGTGGGGGAAAGCACCGTGTACAAAGGGCCTCATCCCGCAGGAAATGTCGGCGTGCAGATTCATCATACAAAAGCCCTGAAACCACGCGAAAAGGTTTGGTATATCGATGTGCAAGATGTGATCTTGCTGGGCCGTTTTTTTCAAACCGGCACATACGTACCTACGCGTCTCGTGGCCCTTACGGGTTCAGAGGCCGTCAATCCGAGCTACTTGAAAATGCGTATCGGGCAATCGCTCGAATCTGTTTGGGGCGATCAAGACGGCGTGCGACTGATTCAAGGCAATGTGCTTACAGGTTCGCGATCCCAAAAGGAAGATTTTCTTTCGTTTTACACCGCTCAATTGAGCATGATTCCGGAAGGGCACGAATCTGAATTTTTGGGTTGGTTACTGCCTTCAAGTAAAAAATTGAGTGTCTCGCGTACTTTTTTCTCTTGGCTGATGCCCAACAAAAAATATGCACTGAATACCAATTTGCATGGGGAAGAAAGGGCTTTCGTGATGTCTGGGCAGTACGAGAAGGTGTTGCCCATGAATATCATGCCCGTACAATTGTTGAAAGCCATTCTTGCCAAAGATGTCGAAAAAATGGAAGCCTTGGGTGTGCATGAATTGGCCGAAGAAGATCTGGCTCTCTGCGAATTTGTCTGTACTTCGAAAATAGAGGTGCAAAGAATTTTGAGGGAAGGGCTTGAAATATTACAAGAAGAAGGATAATTAAAATAAAGCTGAATACGTGAAATTCCTGCAAAAAACTATCAACAACCTAAAGCCTAATTTTGAAAAGGGCGGCAAGTTTGAAAAATGGCATCCTGCCTTTGAGGCGTTCGAAACCCTGCTTTTTGTGCCCGGAGAAACGACAAAAAACGGCGTGCACATTCGGGATGCGATGGACCTGAAACGTACAATGATCACGGTGATTATTGCCTTGGTGCCTTGTTTGCTTTTCGGGATGTGGAACGTGGGCTTCCAACACTATAAGGCTTTCGGGATGACGTCGACGCTCTTGGAGAATTTTACGTTCGGAGCCATCAAAGTGTTGCCTATTGTAGTGGTTTCCTATGCTGCAGGCTTGGGTGTAGAGTTTATTTTCTCGGTGATCAAAGGACACCCCATTAGCGAAGGTTATTTGGTTACGGGTTTGTTGATTCCTTTGACACTTCCGGTTACGGTGCCTTTGTGGATGGTGGCTCTTGGTGCGGTATTTTGTACACTATTGGGCAAGGAAATTTTTGGAGGTACGGGTTTTAACTTCATGAATCCGGCTTTGCTGGCTCGGGCTTTTTTGTTTTTTGCGTATCCCGCGTACATGTCTGGAGAGGTTTGGGTGGATATGAGTCCAGAGCAAGGGCATGCTGTGGTCGATGCTTTTTCTGGGGCAACGAATTTGGTGGCTTTCGATAGCAACTTTCATCATATACAGGCTGTTTCCGATTTGTTTTGGGGCTTTGAGCAGGGCTCCATCGGAGAAACTTCGGTCTTTGCTTGTTTGTTGGGAGCATTTTTGTTGATTGTCTCTGGAGTAGGAAGTTGGCGAATAATCGTCTCGGTTTTTGCAGGGGCTTATCTCATGGGCCTTTTGATGAACGTATTGGCTCCGGCAGACAATTTGAATCATGCAATGCATATGCCGGCATTGAATCACCTACTCATCGGTGGTTTTGCTTTTGGGGCTATTTTTATGGCCACAGATCCTGTTACGGCAGCCCATACCCAAAAAGGGAAAATCATCTACGGTTTGCTCATCGGCTCTTTTACTGTGCTTTTGCGGGTGTTTAACCCGGCTTATCCCGAGGGCATGATGCTCAGTATTTTATTGTTCAATGTGTTTGCCCCGCTGATAGATCATGTGGTGGTAGAGCAACACATAAAATCCAGAATGAAACATGCATAACAACAGATATACTTTCCTGTATGCAATTGCCATTTCGGTGGTGACGGCTGTGATTTTGGCCCTTACTTCCGAAGGTTTACGCCCGCGACAAGAAGCCAATGTGGCCTTGGACAACAAAAAGAACATTTTGAAATCGGTCTTGTTCGATTCCGAATCGCGACAAGAGGTCGAGTCGAAATACAATAGCGACGTAAAAGAATTGGTACTGAACAGTAAAGGCGAAGTGTTGGAGGGCATAAAGCCCAGTACATTGAATTTGAAACGGGAAGTAAACAAGCCTGTCGACGAAAGGAAAATGCCGCTGTATGAATACACGGGCGAAAATGGCCAAAAAGCCTATGTGATACCCGTGTATGGTGTGGGGCTTTGGGGGCCAATTTGGGGGTTCATTTCACTTCAAGATGATTTCAATACGGTGAAAGGAGCATTTTTTGATCACAAAGGCGAAACGCCTGGGTTAGGTGCAGAAATCGCGGAAGCACCTTTTCAACGGCAATTTCAAGGGAAGAAAATTTTAGACGAAAATGGGGGTTTCATTTCCATAAACGTTTTGAAAACCACGATGAAGTCGGATGTACCTCAAGCGAGTAGAGTAGATGCCATCTCTGGCGGAACGATTACCTCAACAGGGGTGGACAATATGATAAAGAACTGTATGGAACCGTACCTTCTATACTTCGAAAAATTAAAAACGAATTGATATGGCAGAAGCAGCAGTAAAAGAGAAAAAGGAGCCTCTATTCTCCAAAAAGAACCTCAAGGTAGTTCGGGATCCTTTGGACGACAACAATCCGGTGACCGTGCAGGTTTTGGGTATTTGCTCAGCTTTGGCGGTGACTGTACAGATGAAACCCGCTCTGATTATGGCTATCGGGGTGACTTTCGTTACCGCATTTTCGAATTTGATCGTGAGCCTTTTGCGAAAGACCATCCCGACACGGGTGCGGATAATCGTGCAACTTATCGTGGTGGCAACTTTGGTGACCATTGTCGACCAAGTTTTGAAGGCCTATATGTTTGATGTGAGCAAGAAACTTTCGGTTTTTGTGGGGCTCATCATAACCAATTGCATTGTCATGGGCCGTTTGGAAGCCTTTGCCCTTGGCCAGAAACCTTGGCCGGCTTTTCTAGATGGCGTGGGAAATGGACTCGGATACGGCATCATTTTGGTTGCTGTTGCCTTTTTTCGCGAATTGCTGGGAGCTGGCAGTGTGCTGGGGCTCAGGATTTTACCGCAATGGGTGTATGACCACGGTTATGTGAACAACGGTTTAATGGTTTTACCACCAGCAGCACTTTTCCTTATCGGGATTTACATTTGGTGGCAGCGTAGCCGTAATGAAAAACTGATCAATGTGTCGTAAAAGTAAAGGAAAATGGAACATTTATTAAGTCTTTTTGTCCGTTCGATATTCGTCGACAATGCCATCTTCGCCTTCTTTTTGGGCATGTGTTCTTTTTTGGCGGTGTCCAAAAAAATCAAAACCGCTTTTGGTCTGGGTTTGGCTGTGATCTTCGTCATGGTTTTGACCACTCCGTTGAATTACGCTATCCTGAATTATTTGCTTAAAGATGGAGCCTTGGCATGGATAAGCCCTTCTTTGGCAGATGTTGATCTGACATTCCTGGCCTTTATCTTGTTTATATCCACCATCGCAGGGGCCGTACAGTTGGTGGAAATGATAGTGGAAAAATTTGCTCCGGCACTCTACAGTGCTTTGGGTATTTTCTTGCCTTTGATCACTGTAAATTGCTCCATTTTGGGAGCCTCGCTTTTTATGCAAGAACGCGAATACAATTTTTCCGAAACTTTTGTTTTTTCCATAGGCACGGGCATCGGTTTCTTTTTGGCCATTGTCTTGTTGGCGGCCATTCGCGAACGCCTACAATATTCGAAAGTGCCGCCTGCACTTCAAGGCTTAGGTATCGCTATGATTGTAACGGGTTTGATGGCCATAGCTTTTCTCAGTTTTTCAGGTATTAAATTGTAAAAGAACATTCTTATGCTGCCTATTTTAATCAGTAGTATTGTCGTTTTTATTCTGGTGGTTTTGCTGTTTGTCTTTCTGATCCTAACGGCCAAGGCCAAATTGTTGCCTCAAAACGATGTCAGTATCGTGATTAACGGCGATAAGGACAATCCCTTGACAGTCAAACCGGGCGATAGTTTACTGAATGTATTGGGCAACAATAAATTGTTTTTGGCTTCGGCTTGTGGCGGTGGCGGTACTTGTGCCATGTGCAAATGCCATGTGTACAGCGGCGGTGGCGGGGTATTGCCCACGGAAACGAACCACTTGAACAGAAGGCAAGTGAATGAAAACATGCGTTTGGCCTGTCAGGTGAAAGTGAAGGAAGACATGGATATTCGTATTCCGGATGAAGTTTTTGGGGTGAAAAAATGGGAGTGCGAAGTGGTTTCGAATTACAATGTGGCCTCTTTCATCAAAGAATTTGAAGTGAAGTTGCCTCCGGGCGAAAACCTTGATTTTGAAGCCGGTGGATATATTCAGTTGGATGTGCCCAAAATCACGGTAGATTATAAGAGCATCGACATTACCGCTCACCCCGATTACCACGAATCGCCCGATAAATTCCAATCAGAGTGGGATAAATTTGGCCTTTGGAATTTGAAAATGGTCAACGATGAAGAGGTTTTTAGGGCTTATTCAATGGCCAACCACCCAGCCGAGGGCAACAGGATTATGCTGACAATACGGGTGGCTACTCCCCCTTGGGATCGTTCGAAAAACGGATGGATGGATGTGAATCCGGGAATATGTTCTTCCTATGTTTTCAGCAGAAAGCCGGGTGATAAGGTGACTATTTCTGGGCCTTATGGCGAATTTTTCATCAAAGATACAGAGGCCGAAATGTTGTATATCGGAGGTGGGGCAGGTATGGCTCCCATGCGTTCGCACCTTTATCACCTTTTCCATACTTTGAAAACGAAAAGAAAAGTCACCTTCTTCTATGGGGGACGGACCCGCAGAGAGCTTTTCTATGTCAATGAATTCAAAGAAATTGAGAAGCAGTTTCCCAACTTTAAATTTTTCGTGGCTCTCGACAACCCCTTACCCGAAGACAATTGGACTTTGAAACAGGATATTGACGACCCGAATGGAGACGGTTTCAAAGGTTTTGTCCACAATGTGGTGATTGATGAATTTTTGAGTAAACATGAGGCTCCAGAAGATTTAGAACTTTATTTTTGCGGCCCACCCATGATGAACCAATCGGTGCTAAAAATGGCAGAAGATTGGGGTATACCCGATGAAAATGTTTCTTTCGACGACTTTGGAGGTTAAAAAAACCAGCTTGTTGTTTTTCCTTTTTGTGTCCGCAGCTTTGCTTTCATGTGCGAAAAAGGAAGAGAGGCCGTACGTAAATGTCTCTGGCCCAGCACAAGGCACAAGCTTCAGTATCACTTATCAGCCCGTAGATGAGGTAGACTATACTCCTTCGATTGATAGTTTGTTTGAGCTTATCGATCAAAGTATGTCGCTTTGGCGTGATTCTTCGCTCATCAATAAAGTGAACCGAAGCTCGGGAACTGTGCTTGTGGACGAGCATTTTGCCAATGTCTTTCGCGGGTCCGAATATTTTCATTCGCTCAGTGCTGGAGCTTTCGACCCGACTGTGGGTCCTTTGTTGAAATTTTGGAAGTTTGCCAGGAAATCACAAGAGAGCCTACCCGATACGAGTCAGATTCGTTCGATAAAAGAAAAGATTGGCTTGTCGCATTTTAAGCTGTCTGAGGATAGGCAATTGACCAAAGATATACCGGAAGCCACCTTGGATTTCAATGCCATCGCCCAAGGGTATACAGTCGATGTATTGGCGGATTTCCTAAAAGCAAGAGGGGTGAAGCAATACTTAATAGAAGTGGGCGGTGAGATTCGGGCCCAAGGTATCAATCAATCTGGAGCACCTTGGAAAGTAGGCATCGAACGTCCTGATTTTAACCAAAATGAGGATCGAAATGAAATAGAAACCATTTTGGCTTTGGATCGCGGAGCTTTGGCCACTTCAGGGAGCTACCGAAAATATGTGGAGGTAGACGGTAAAAAATACAGTCATACCATCGATCCGAAAACGGGTTTTCCGGTCGATCATCACATGCTTTCTGTTTCGGTGATTGCTCCTTCAGCGATGGATGCAGATGCATATGCCACCATGTTTATGGTTTTGGGAAAAGAAGCTGCTTTGGCTTTCGCGAATGAGCATGATCTGCAAATTCAATGTACGAGTGAAGAAGGGGGCGTTCTTGAAATCACACGGTCTAAAGACTTTGACGAGCTGTTGTTGAAAGAATAAGGAATATCAGCAGTCTATTTTTCGGATTCCTCACAAGCTTCGCCAGCTTTTCGGCCACAAACTCCACAAACGGCTCCCGCATCTTGAAGCATGGGGTTATTGTTGGCACAGGTGCCTTTAAACTCGCCATTCTTTACGAAAAGTAGCCTCACACTGAACAGCAGAAAGGCCAAAAGCATGAATACCAGAGAGATGATTACAATTTTCATATTCAAATTTACGAAATATTTTGTAGTAATATTGGAAGGTAGTTTTGACTTATTGCAAGATTTGGTTATTTTTCATACACTTTTAAATTAATCTCAACTATGGCTACAAAAATTGACTCGATCTTAAAAGCGAAGGCGATACACGAAATCATTTCCATTGCACCGGATACCACTGTTATTGACGCACTGGCCGAGCTTGAAAAGTACGGCATTGGGGCGATTCTGGTTATGGATGGCGATGACTTAAAAGGGATTTTCTCTGAGAGGGATTATGCCAGAAAGGGCATTCTGAAAGGACGAAAAGCGAAAAGTACGCCCATTACAGAGGTAATGACATCAAACGTTTTTACGGTAGGCTTGGGCGATACGATAATCGAGTGCATGGAAATAATGAACGAAAGGGGATTTCGGCATTTGCCTGTGGTGAACGACGCCAATCGGGTGGTGGGGATGCTCAGTGTGAAGGATATCGTAAACGCCTTAATCAAGGAGCAAAGGCAACATATCCATTTTCTTGAAAATTATATTACAAGTGCTGGCTAAGCTTTCCTTATCTTTGCCAAAAGATTCAGGGAATGACAAAGAGCGTACTTTTGATTCGTCATGCGAAAGCCGAAGATCTAGGCTTTACTGCAAAGGATATAGACCGAAACCTTACTTCGCAGGGAATAATGCAATCCGCAAAGCTTGGAAAGCTGTTGTTTGAAGAAGGCTGTGTGCTCGATCGGGCGATCAGCAGTCCGGCCAACAGGGCTTTTCAAACAGCCAAAGTGGTTTTCGAGCAATTGAAACGCAATGAGGAGGAAATAAAGGTTGATGCCGGACTCTACGGTTCTGGACCCAAAGGCTACTTGGCGGCTCTCAATGCGGTTGGTGATGACAAAAGCACCGTAGCTCTTTTTGGGCACAATCCAGATATAAGCTTTTTTGCGGAATACTTAACCCGCGACGATATTATGGGCAGCATGAAGAAGGCCACTTTGATTGAAATAGAATTTGGGGCGGATGTGCAATGGGCAGAGATATCGGGCAATATGGGGACAGTGCGAAGAAGGGTAGATGTCGCCTCTCTGACTTAATTTTATACCCTAAAGAGCGTGTGAACAATGGCGAATACCAAAAACCGAAAGTTGTTTCGATGGGTGTTTCTGATTTTTTTGGCTTTGGTGCTTTTCTTCTTGTACGATATGGCCCGCCAAACATCAGCACCCTGGAACAAGAACAAGCAAGTAGAAAGAGCGTTGGAGAAATGATTGAGGCACCTAAGGCTTGCTTCTCAAAGACTTTCTAGTGTTCCTTGAAAATTTTCAGGAAATTGCTGAGTAACCAGCTTTCTTCGGCTTTCAGTACCGACTCGATGGTATCGTTGGCAAATTGAGTGACCTTGCCAATATCTTCAATTATTTTTAGCATCTCCTTCTTTTCTTGCGTATCGGGTGCGAGCTCAGATTTTATTTCTTCCATTGTGTTAATAATGGGCTCTATTTCGCGTCTCCGACGTTCTTTGGCAATTTGCCGAGCCACTTTCCAGATGTCTTTTTCGGCAACAAAATACTCTTTTCGTTCTCCGGGAATGAGTTGTTTGAAAATCAAATTCCAACTCATCAGTTCACGAAGATTCATGTTGACATTGCCTCTTGAAATCTGAAGCTCCGCCATGATCTGATCGGCATTTAAAGCACTGGGGGAAAGTAACAGAAGGGCATGAATCTGTGACATGGTGCGGTTAATGCCCCATTGCGTGGCAAGCGTACCCCATGTATGGATAAACTTCTCTTTGGCTTCTTGTAACTCCATAAAGATTCAGCTTGATAGCTAAAAGAAAACACGTAAATCGAGATCAAAGAAAGAGAAACGTTTTGAATTTTCAAAATTTTCTGAAATTAATTTCAGTTGCTGTTTTCTTAAATTTCTACTAAATGAAAAGGCCCTTTGAGACAATTGTCACAAAGGGCCTTTGTTTTTCGATCAATATTTGATTTTATAGCAGGTCATCTTCATCTTCCGGGATAGTCACGCTGGGTGCGTACTGCGGTAAAGAATCAGATTGCGGAGTGTAAATTTCGCCCGGACTGAGAATACAATCGCCTGCGACACGAATACCCGGCGGCATATTGAATTTGGTTTTTTCAAGGCCAATCTCTTTGTCGGCATAAACCTTTTGCATAAACAAACCCCAGGCAGGCAAAGCCATTCGGGCACCTTGCCCATAATGTATGCTTCGGAAGTGAATGGAGCGGTTATCTGCTCCGCACCACACGCCGGCAATTAGGTTTTGGGTAAGGCCCATAAACCAACCGTCAGAATAGTTTGAGGTGGTTCCTGTTTTGCCCGCCACATCGTTGTTGTCCAAAACGCCATAGCGATATAGGCCCGCCGAAGTTCCTCCTGGCATGGTCGAACCTCGCATCAAGTGGATCATTTTATAGGCTGTTTCTGCACTCAATACTTCTTTCTGATTGGGGAAATACTCTTGAACCAGTTCTCCGTGCTTATCTTCTATTCTCGTGACGAACAGCGGGTCTGTATATTTTCCTCCATTGGCAAATACGGCATATCCACTGAGAAGCTCATAAAGTGAAACCTCGCCCACGCCAAGACAAAGAGAAGGTGTAGCGGGTAACTCACTTTTAATGCCCAGCTGATGGGCCATATTTACGACGTTCTGCGGTTTGAATTGCTTGATCAAGCGAGCACTCACCGAGTTAACCGATTCGCCCAAGGCATCGCGAAGTGTCATAGAGCGATAGGTGTATTTTCCGGTAGAGTTTTTCGGCGTGTATGTTTTGCCTACAAGGCCGTCTTCTGGGCCGAAAGTGATTGGTTCGTCTACCACTTCTTCACAAGTGGAGAAGCCATTGTCGATGGCCGTCACGTAAACAAAGGGCTTAAATGTAGAGCCCGGTTGCCTTTTGGTTTGTTCTACGTGGTCGTATTTGAAATAGCGATAGTTAATTCCACCAACCCAAGCTTTGATTTGGCCATTTCGCGGATCCATGGCCAAGAGGCCCATATTCAAGAAACGTTTGTAATGTCGAATCGAATCCATTGGAGACATAAGTGTGTCTTTCTCGCCTTGCCAAGTAAACACGCTCATTTCGGTCTTTTTCTCCATTTCGGCGAAGGCCTTTTTTTCGTCACCGTTGAATTTCTTTTTCAGAGCTTTGAAACGCGGCGTGTATTTGGCAATGTCTTCAATAAAGTTCGGGATCGGCACATAGGCACTGGACGAGTTTGCATATTTTCTTTGCACCCATGGTACACGACCTTTCCAGTGTTCGTTGAAAAGCTCTTGTTCCTTTTCCATATGCTCTTCCATTGCCTGCTCGGCATATTTTTGCATTCGCGAGTCAATGGTTGTGTAAATCCGGAAACCTTTGGTATAAATATCTTCGGGTTTGTATCCGTGTTTGGTGATTTCTTGTTTTGCCCAATCTTTAAGGAATTGGCGGAAATACGGAGCAGGGCCATTGTTGTGCGAATCGGGCGAATAATTCAAAACAATGTCTTCTTCTTTCAGTTGGTCAAATTCGTCTTTACTCAGTTTTCCGTATTTCACCATTTGGGCCAAAACGGTGTTCCTTCTTGGCTTGGCGTATTGAGGGCGAAATTTCGGATTGAATCGGGAAGGGTTTTGAATCATCCCCACCAATAGGGCGGCCTCGTTGGTTGTGAGATCTTTTGGCGATTTTTTGAAATAAGTTTTTGCCGCAGATTTGATGCCGTGTGCTCCCGAGCTGAACTCGATGGTGTCGAGATACATTTTCATGATCTCTTGTTTGGTATATCGTTTCTCCAATTTTACGGCCATGATCCACTCTTTTGTTTTGATGATCAAGGTGCGTACTACGGGAATATGGTAAAGAAAGCTTTCGTAGGAGTCGTCGTTTCGCAAGCGAAACAGGTTTTTGGCCAACTGTTGCGTGATTGTACTTCCGCCGCCTTTCGGGTCTAAAGTGACGAGCCCGCCGATAACCCTCAGCATGGAGCGGGCGTCTATTCCAGAGTGCTTGGTGAAACGTACATCTTCAGTAGAAATGAGGGCATCAATTACTTTGGGAGAAATTTCTTCAAAATCAACAGGGCTTCTGTTGGCGAATTCGTAAAAGAATTTGCCCAAAACTTTTCCATCGGAAGAGATAATTTCAGAAGCGATCTCACTTTTGGGGTTGTCGAGGTCGTCGATGCCCGGTATTTTCCCGAAAAGCCAGAACAAATTGAAATTGACAGCAACCAAATAAACAATGAAGAGGCCAATGCCGCCGAAAAAACTCACATACAAAAAGTTGATCAGTTTGCTGTGCTTGCCCTTGGCCAAGAACTTCATTTGAGGGAATTTCATATAGGAAATACGTATTTAATGGAAATCAAATTTAAAGGTTTAAATTTTAGAACGTTGTGAATGCATCCAAATTTCAGTCTCAAATCTTAAATATGTATAAATCAGGACAAAGAGTATCGGGGTAAGGCACTCACTGTTTGTGCGGTAAATTCTCTTTTCAAAAATTTATAATGTGCAGCCATGGCAATCAT
Encoded proteins:
- the nqrE gene encoding NADH:ubiquinone reductase (Na(+)-transporting) subunit E; its protein translation is MEHLLSLFVRSIFVDNAIFAFFLGMCSFLAVSKKIKTAFGLGLAVIFVMVLTTPLNYAILNYLLKDGALAWISPSLADVDLTFLAFILFISTIAGAVQLVEMIVEKFAPALYSALGIFLPLITVNCSILGASLFMQEREYNFSETFVFSIGTGIGFFLAIVLLAAIRERLQYSKVPPALQGLGIAMIVTGLMAIAFLSFSGIKL
- a CDS encoding NADH:ubiquinone reductase (Na(+)-transporting) subunit D, coding for MAEAAVKEKKEPLFSKKNLKVVRDPLDDNNPVTVQVLGICSALAVTVQMKPALIMAIGVTFVTAFSNLIVSLLRKTIPTRVRIIVQLIVVATLVTIVDQVLKAYMFDVSKKLSVFVGLIITNCIVMGRLEAFALGQKPWPAFLDGVGNGLGYGIILVAVAFFRELLGAGSVLGLRILPQWVYDHGYVNNGLMVLPPAALFLIGIYIWWQRSRNEKLINVS
- the nqrF gene encoding NADH:ubiquinone reductase (Na(+)-transporting) subunit F; its protein translation is MLPILISSIVVFILVVLLFVFLILTAKAKLLPQNDVSIVINGDKDNPLTVKPGDSLLNVLGNNKLFLASACGGGGTCAMCKCHVYSGGGGVLPTETNHLNRRQVNENMRLACQVKVKEDMDIRIPDEVFGVKKWECEVVSNYNVASFIKEFEVKLPPGENLDFEAGGYIQLDVPKITVDYKSIDITAHPDYHESPDKFQSEWDKFGLWNLKMVNDEEVFRAYSMANHPAEGNRIMLTIRVATPPWDRSKNGWMDVNPGICSSYVFSRKPGDKVTISGPYGEFFIKDTEAEMLYIGGGAGMAPMRSHLYHLFHTLKTKRKVTFFYGGRTRRELFYVNEFKEIEKQFPNFKFFVALDNPLPEDNWTLKQDIDDPNGDGFKGFVHNVVIDEFLSKHEAPEDLELYFCGPPMMNQSVLKMAEDWGIPDENVSFDDFGG
- the nqrC gene encoding NADH:ubiquinone reductase (Na(+)-transporting) subunit C encodes the protein MHNNRYTFLYAIAISVVTAVILALTSEGLRPRQEANVALDNKKNILKSVLFDSESRQEVESKYNSDVKELVLNSKGEVLEGIKPSTLNLKREVNKPVDERKMPLYEYTGENGQKAYVIPVYGVGLWGPIWGFISLQDDFNTVKGAFFDHKGETPGLGAEIAEAPFQRQFQGKKILDENGGFISINVLKTTMKSDVPQASRVDAISGGTITSTGVDNMIKNCMEPYLLYFEKLKTN
- a CDS encoding Na(+)-translocating NADH-quinone reductase subunit A, with amino-acid sequence MSRTVLLKKGYDIKLIGEAAKEIQEVPYTEVFAVKPTDYLNLVPKLTVKVGDEVLVGDCLFHDKKNEEIRFPSPVSGEVVEIVRGAKRKVLEVRILADKDQREAQTVLPENLNREEVIATMLKGNMWSLIRQRPFNTVAKPEDKPKAVFISTFDSAPLAPNLSFVIQQDSEAFQKGLEIVNILADGALHIGLAADSNLNFSVGESTVYKGPHPAGNVGVQIHHTKALKPREKVWYIDVQDVILLGRFFQTGTYVPTRLVALTGSEAVNPSYLKMRIGQSLESVWGDQDGVRLIQGNVLTGSRSQKEDFLSFYTAQLSMIPEGHESEFLGWLLPSSKKLSVSRTFFSWLMPNKKYALNTNLHGEERAFVMSGQYEKVLPMNIMPVQLLKAILAKDVEKMEALGVHELAEEDLALCEFVCTSKIEVQRILREGLEILQEEG
- a CDS encoding NADH:ubiquinone reductase (Na(+)-transporting) subunit B, which produces MKFLQKTINNLKPNFEKGGKFEKWHPAFEAFETLLFVPGETTKNGVHIRDAMDLKRTMITVIIALVPCLLFGMWNVGFQHYKAFGMTSTLLENFTFGAIKVLPIVVVSYAAGLGVEFIFSVIKGHPISEGYLVTGLLIPLTLPVTVPLWMVALGAVFCTLLGKEIFGGTGFNFMNPALLARAFLFFAYPAYMSGEVWVDMSPEQGHAVVDAFSGATNLVAFDSNFHHIQAVSDLFWGFEQGSIGETSVFACLLGAFLLIVSGVGSWRIIVSVFAGAYLMGLLMNVLAPADNLNHAMHMPALNHLLIGGFAFGAIFMATDPVTAAHTQKGKIIYGLLIGSFTVLLRVFNPAYPEGMMLSILLFNVFAPLIDHVVVEQHIKSRMKHA
- a CDS encoding S41 family peptidase codes for the protein MKTSKTLFTLLFVFGLLTACKDSNVEPDDSSKTDPGTNGNTQTENSDINNWIYDEMSHYYLWEDQMPALANTDLTAGPSDYFDSILYQKDVVDRFSWIQESATELTNSLNGITSTFGLNFSAFYADSQSSGKLLFAVTYVLKGSPADQAGLKRGDIISQIDGQNITLDNYTSVLDPESITLTLGTYDKVGNLTNSNTTKTVSKAQTTADPIQYYTVIEMGGKKIGYFVYTQFLTTYDDELNNMFADFKQAGIDELVVDLRFNHGGYISSSELLSSLIVQNPEGNKGKLMTHQAWNTEQTKAITDKYGTDALNTYFVTKRDDLGSLNNPGTLSRVYFLVSNGTASASELLINNLKPYMDVYLVGTHTYGKNVGSITIADDQKRWDWGMQPIVLKSENALGQSDYGTTEGFAPDTEVNDNVLPYQDFGDPSETLLNKALEMILGEDTVAAALKNAKVKPGTEAELLKTKVNFSDVAVRDKYEMWLSKMPGQ